A window from Candidatus Stygibacter australis encodes these proteins:
- a CDS encoding methyltransferase domain-containing protein, protein ISGIDNNPEAVRWCQQQGLNVISGNALDLPFEDESYDGIHCSHLIEHLFPSEAWQFLNQLNRILKPGGILCLRAPLMSRHFYNDLTHIRPYPPQAVMEYLGGKWQDQHPQTFEVLKGEYEILKIKWRHLPLLSGIVHNPILVRILEVFAGFGFRSFTRSGYLLILQKK, encoded by the coding sequence AATTTCGGGAATTGATAATAATCCCGAAGCAGTGCGCTGGTGTCAGCAGCAGGGCTTGAATGTGATATCTGGTAATGCTCTTGATCTGCCTTTTGAAGATGAAAGCTATGATGGTATCCATTGCAGTCATCTGATCGAGCATTTATTTCCCTCAGAAGCATGGCAATTTCTCAATCAATTGAATAGGATTCTCAAGCCAGGGGGCATTCTCTGCCTGAGAGCACCTTTGATGTCTCGGCATTTTTATAATGATCTCACCCATATCCGTCCCTACCCTCCTCAAGCCGTAATGGAATATCTGGGAGGAAAATGGCAAGATCAACATCCTCAGACGTTTGAAGTATTGAAAGGAGAATATGAAATTCTCAAAATAAAGTGGAGACATCTTCCCCTTTTAAGTGGAATTGTTCATAACCCCATTTTGGTGAGGATTTTGGAAGTGTTTGCAGGCTTCGGTTTCAGATCATTTACCCGTAGCGGGTACCTGCTGATCCTGCAAAAAAAATAA